A part of Crassostrea angulata isolate pt1a10 chromosome 5, ASM2561291v2, whole genome shotgun sequence genomic DNA contains:
- the LOC128184908 gene encoding uncharacterized protein LOC128184908: MGGGATSHTCMEDQYFCLQSGRCMPKHGGCDGYTDSTSTPAPSTEWRSCGDGQVFCLQSGRCVDKENNLLCSTPTPHMCDSVQEYYCPTRGECLKYTESCEGPPSTESPTMDSKCPAHQVFCLASGRCVEKTCSGDGDSGTGTPMSTSSPSSAGDRLLLVDRAVTVDNNVQFRLVDYMQHVVQEETKRLEHMTVHLNCDGKSGVEFYAGRTAVLEDTRVGMFEQITAITDGSEKTVAICKILSLPTTISMGYQYHIGVVAIPELLTPNVTMAMTSVSVNEGITHWTMDQWDKVFLVNITDEAPQIPDEIEILSERGIQKIYEKGLEFMEGGVIYPLHISLKGTPLDSSGLPMVSIVTVSGDGSRWRRAPSWGVELDDLGKRSRSLHVKLHPAFSGDIHFDMRLNSGDQFVFTLKVIDVNNAPYLLSPEKTMDILTSILVQPYTGDREFTAGEISDLVFADEDGDHVGLALLGTVSNELGSWHYDNGAGWKQVSVIGHLTISQSQQNISAVLLSKTDKLKFASSVGYLWTTREALKKTKLYTLAWDGSDMTSNERSLGHVRVHRCSAGMKICGSGSHSAFSEEIITLFINKAGCDGRPGSQLGEDLCGVCGGYNDCEDCSGKLNGGAVVDSCGDCTEGDTGLTRDHRLDCRGQCGLNYFDNTFKMCLPNNVDKVRLMTLFQECDGRVNSDAYTNMCGYCVLGNTSLAENHGEDQCGVCEGENECVDCAGVPHGESVLDFCDKCVLRNSKEYNKECYVGMGHINQTRLGANGQKALEMTVYTMAQEEGENRPSALKINGCGLYKGSYFDREIDMTVVSYDNNTGLIIARTRELTAADVGLYRVGCFTTDEGISTINSPKTTRIVLFGAADVRAVIPQQINVQEETKVTVRAIRFYKTDYLMCAIRCPYKERGIGCFSTDHQPSSFMMFPAKLVDDTTCECDLKHMSKVNRPMPYDLTVLFEPLSSTSIPGLQYVKLYVRAPAPRLESAWFNKMYCSLTLMFDASVEGPENCRQLFDEASYQKLGHNAECHFMGNRLMVFLKKGEFSLRPGEQVTISNTSIHKLFSEEREPSFASGSVVVSSPRDKMQISVELVGGGMIGSCDPFDLYLRKSGSLGCVDIVFNWTVASNHSSPSASILSDVASIQTRLDDLPTSQWKIGGPGSEIVPGSTYIFTTMITNMMDLSSTSVNTHVTRSHDLKPISVQLKLMSRKHPDPQRPLKMVAVITPSACSGIDMQETSFLYKWTSSSADVVISSVMELPFAVIRRGSLRGGSTYTITVTVFKLNDESVSDEVSMTFTTLSQPLEVKVPKYIQSLPTATVILDASRSSDPDNSPENPKFFWACAKESVPGVPYYIKKDGSEVMLEALVRPSDLVTPILTIPPDMLSVGRFVWNVTMMKGKRSSSSSVVMEIVDNRAPLVVMETTDLTINSGEPLRLSSIISTYNKKPVKVFWDCAQVEGYDYVPLDNFTSLPQRLVEESDEPLSNYVFSLYLDQGLPAGGRFLLQVTAIAGESMLSRTEQVTVTVNSPPMIGEVKITPLNGSALTTKFTVQMGEGWIDPEGDRVVFYVHTEKVDEGKVRRMSPRPLTDIVSYDMMLETGEFKVHIEACDLQQACVVHTAPDIILVSEKQMTEAELNTAVSDVAMLLKTDMDQAVGMAMSLTSLMEEPGNSSQALGGVMNDVAYSLLSSSSAQFAPEEAVTVIDTANTILRPMAEGGMLTPRVREEGLTKANQLAATTRPQSQQGGQRKRRAVDPNTLTTVTVVQPMSKSTAETILTSYSLLHMGKTEDQITTTQATDFLTALDSIKIGLCAGITYAEDAMVVDSAMTTLRIQKKRTDDLAGELVPVTCLNCTANQTALVLYGEEVADRYHHWNCSTELQCYGACFTSSQMSVDMVTATSPHRFSFDMVRRSDLIALQLVNPSTYDLMTPDTLTTPVTIQVPIRGEYNDSAHSLQCNIWTGTNWTIDGCASSIPEFLPGGLHMNCSCNKLGIFGVFEGPVTIETTTAMADTTTRGETTVTTEMTTMPATTNNNAWDFSTFTVARVINEEVTALVSNAVIMSTTTSMSTVDDTTTPINSVHVPAYAGKVYILFALHDNFASIVAGQENSFRLHIMQILTSYLKIPASRITNLRVEEVKNDDDDAGSITIKFEVFSRALDSEPTMGEIIFQLREAITTGSLVVTSTTGQRLVVDTNSFAWSTSELQTEIGNGANYTMFIVSGAVGAFVLIIIMTGIFIYLIKTKANKAQQVTQSPTPYGPNMQGVDVPRPMVGKNNVSGNWMENETTEISSSVSDADAYKSYSAKAVSRLPPIQ; the protein is encoded by the exons ATGGGAGGGGGAGCCACCAGTCATACATGTATGGAGGACCAGTATTTCTGTCTACAGTCTGGAAGATGCATGCCCAAACATGGGGGATGTGATGGATACACAGACTCAACATCAACCCCTGCCCCGTCCACAGAGTGGAGGTCCTGTGGAGATGGTCAG GTGTTCTGCCTTCAATCTGGGAGATGTGTGGACAAGGAGAACAATTTACTGTGTAGCACACCCACCCCACACATGTGTGATTCAGTGCAG GAGTACTATTGCCCAACCAGAGGAGAATGTTTGAAGTACACAGAATCCTGTGAGGGGCCCCCATCCACAGAGTCCCCCACCATGGACTCTAAATGCCCCGCCCACCAG GTTTTCTGCCTTGCGTCTGGTCGTTGTGTGGAGAAGACTTGTTCAGGAGATGGAG ACTCTGGTACTGGTACCCCTATGTCAACTAGTTCTCCCTCCTCGGCTGGTGATCGTCTCCTGTTGGTGGATAGAGCGGTCACGGTGGACAACAATGTACAGTTCCGCTTGGTCGATTACATGCAACATGTTGTACAGGAGGAGACAAAGCGATTGGAGCATATGACAGTTCATCTGAACTGTGATGGAAAATCAGGGGTGGAGTTTTATGCAG GGAGAACTGCTGTTCTGGAAGATACAAGGGTGGGCATGTTTGAACAAATAACTGCTATTACTGATGGATCAGAAAAAACTGTGGCCATCTGCAAAATTCTCTCGTTGCCTACAACCA TCTCCATGGGCTACCAATATCATATAGGGGTAGTTGCGATTCCTGAACTTTTGACCCCAAACGTAACTATGGCAATGACCTCTGTGTCAGTTAATGAAGGCATAACACACTGGACAATGGACCAATGGGACAAGGTGTTTCTTGTCAACATCACAG ATGAAGCCCCACAGATTCctgatgaaattgaaattttatccGAAAGAGGCATCCAGAAAATCTATGAAAAAGGTCTTGAATTCATGGAGGGTGGAGTTATCTACCCTTTACACATTTCTCTGAAGGGGACGCCCTTAGATTCCTCAGGCTTGCCGATGGTTTCCATAGTAACTGTGTCAGGAGATGGATCTCGGTGGAGGAGAGCTCCATCCTGGGGGGTAGAGTTGGATGACCTTGgcaaaaggtcaaggtcactccaTGTCAAACTTCATCCTGCTTTTAGTGGAGACATCCATTTTGATATGAGACTGAACTCTGGTgatcaatttgtttttactttgaag GTCATTGATGTAAACAATGCCCCTTATCTGCTCTCACCTGAGAAAACAATGGACATATTGACCTCGATCTTGGTGCAGCCTTACACAGGTGACAGGGAGTTCACTGCGGGGGAGATCAGTGATCTCGTTTTCGCTGATGAGGATGGCGACCATGTAGGGCTCGCGCTTTTAGGGACGGTCTCCAATGAACTGG gTTCTTGGCATTATGATAATGGAGCAGGCTGGAAACAAGTCTCTGTCATTGGACATTTGACAATTAGTCAGTCACAGCAAAATATCAGCGCTGTTCTACTGTCAAAAACTGACAAACTCAAGTTTGCATCAAGCGTAGG ATATCTTTGGACAACTAGGGAGGCCCTAAAAAAGACTAAACTTTACACTCTAGCCTGGGACGGCAGCGATATGACCTCCAATGAAAGGTCACTAGGTCATGTCAGAGTTCATAGGTGTTCTGCCGGGATGAAG ATTTGTGGGAGTGGGAGCCACAGTGCATTCTCTGAAGAGATCATCACTCTGTTCATTAACAAGGCGGGCTGTGACGGACGGCCGGGTTCACAGCTGGGGGAGGACCTGTGTGGGGTGTGTGGGGGGTACAATGACTGCGAGGACTGTAGCGGAAAGCTCAACGGAG GTGCTGTGGTTGACTCGTGTGGCGACTGTACTGAGGGGGACACAGGTCTGACCAGGGACCACCGCCTAGACTGCAGGGGACAGTGTGGCCTTAACTACTTTGACAACACCTTCAAGATGTGCTTACC GAACAATGTGGACAAAGTGAGGCTAATGACCTTGTTTCAGGAATGTGATGGGCGGGTCAACAGCGACGCCTACACAAACAT GTGTGGATACTGTGTGCTGGGCAACACCTCATTGGCAGAAAACCACGGGGAGGATCAGTGCGGGGTGTGTGAAGGGGAGAATGAGTGTGTGGATTGTGCTGGGGTTCCCCACGGGGAGTCGGTGCTAGACTTCTGTGACAAGTGTGTGCTTAGGAATAGCAAGGAGTATAACAAAG AATGTTATGTTGGGATGGGCCACATTAACCAGACTCGACTGGGAGCCAATGGGCAGAAGGCGCTGGAAATGACGGTCTACACAATGGCCCAGGAGGAAGGCGAAAACCGCCCCTCGGCCCTCAAGATAAACGGGTGTGGTCTGTACAAAGGATCATACTTTGACAGG gAGATAGACATGACTGTTGTATCGTATGACAACAATACAGGTCTGATCATAGCTCGCACCCGAGAGTTGACTGCCGCAGACGTTGGACTCTATAGAGTAGGATGTTTTACCACCGACGAGGGAATCAGTACCATCAATTCACCAAAAACCACTCGTATTGTTTTATTTGGAGCAGCCGACGTCAGAGCAGTCATTCCACAACAAATCAACGTACAGGAAGAAACCAAG GTGACAGTGAGGGCAATAAGGTTCTACAAGACCGACTACCTCATGTGCGCCATCAGATGTCCGTACAAAGAGCGGGGCATCGGCTGCTTCTCCACCGACCACCAACCATCCAGCTTTATGATGTTTCCAGCCAAACTCGTGGATGACACGACCTGCGAATGCGACCTCAAACACATGTCAAAGGTCAACAGACCTATGCCCTATGACCTGACTGTACTGTTTGAGCCCCTTTCTTCAACTTCAATACCTGG CTTGCAGTATGTCAAGCTTTACGTGCGAGCCCCTGCCCCAAGACTCGAGTCTGCCTGGTTCAACAAGATGTATTGTTCACTAACCCTCATGTTTGATGCCTCGGTTGAAGGCCCTGAAAACTGCAGACAGTTGTTTGATGAAGCGAGTTATCAGAAACTTGGACACA ATGCTGAATGTCACTTCATGGGAAACAGACTGATGGTTTTTCTGAAGAAGGGCGAGTTTTCTCTGAGGCCGGGCGAACAAGTCACTATCTCTAACACAAGCATCCATAAGTTGTTCTCTGAAGAAAGGGAGCCATCATTTGCATCTGGAAGTGTTGTGGTGTCAAGTCCTAGAGATAAG ATGCAGATCAGTGTAGAGCTAGTGGGAGGAGGGATGATTGGCAGCTGTGACCCCTTTGACCTCTATCTCAGGAAGTCAGGCAGCCTGGGATGTGTGGATATAGTGTTTAATTGGACTGTAGCATCAAACCATA GCTCCCCCTCTGCATCCATTTTATCAGATGTGGCGAGTATACAGACTAGGCTGGATGACCTACCGACCTCACAGTGGAAGATTGGTGGACCGGGATCAGAA ATTGTACCAGGATCAACATACATATTCACAACCATGATTACAAATATGATGGACCTATCTTCTACATCCGTAAATACTCATGTGACCAGGTCACATGATCTCAAACCAATCAGTGTGCAGTTAAAGCTGATGTCAAGGAAACACCCTGATCCCCAGAGACCGCTGAAAATGGTTGCCGTGATAACACCATCAGCTTGTAGTGGAATTGACATGCAGGAG ACAAGTTTCCTGTACAAGTGGACCAGTAGCAGTGCTGATGTAGTGATATCCTCGGTGATGGAGCTTCCATTCGCTGTCATTAGGCGGGGCTCCCTAAGGGGAGGTTCTACTTATACAATTACTGTCACAG TGTTCAAGCTGAATGACGAGTCGGTGTCAGATGAAGTGTCCATGACCTTCACTACTCTGAGTCAGCCTTTGGAGGTCAAGGTCCCCAAATACATCCAGTCCCTCCCCACCGCGACAGTGATTCTTGATGCCTCCAGATCTTCAGACCCTGACAATTCTCCTGAAAACCCCAAGTTCTTCTGGGCTTGTGCTAAG GAGTCAGTACCAGGTGTGCCCTACTACATAAAGAAAGACGGGTCAGAGGTCATGTTGGAGGCCCTGGTACGACCCAGTGACCTGGTGACCCCTATCCTGACCATTCCTCCAGACATGCTCTCAGTTGGCAG ATTTGTCTGGAATGTGACAATGATGAAAGGAAAGAGATCGAGTTCGTCCTCTGTCGTCATGGAGATCGTGGACAATCGAGCACCATTGGTCGTCATGGAAACAACAGACCTCACCATAAACTCAGGGGAGCCACTCAGACTCAGTAGTATCATTTCTACCTACAACAAAAAGCCGGTCAAAGTCTTCTGGGATTGTGCTCAAGTAGAAG GATATGACTATGTGCCATTAGACAACTTCACCTCCCTCCCTCAGCGATTGGTAGAGGAGAGTGATGAGCCCCTCAGTAACTATGTCTTCTCCCTGTATCTCGACCAGGGACTGCCTGCTGGGGGAAGGTTTCTTCTACAGGTCACTGCCATTGCTGGAGAGAGCATGCTCAGTAGAACAGAGCAGGTCACGGTCACTGTGAACTCTCCTCCAATGATAGGAGAGGTCAAG ATAACCCCACTGAATGGGTCAGCTCTGACAACCAAGTTTACTGTCCAGATGGGGGAGGGGTGGATAGACCCTGAGGGGGACAGGGTGGTGTTTTACGTCCACACAGAAAAAGTGGATGAGGGAAAAGTCCGCAGAATGAGTCCGCGGCCCCTGACTGACATTGTCTCCTACGACATGATGCTGGAAACAG GAGAGTTTAAGGTCCACATCGAGGCCTGTGACTTGCAGCAGGCCTGTGTAGTTCACACTGCTCCCGACATAATTCTTGTCAGTGAGAAACAGATGACAGAGGCGGAGCTTAATACAGCTGTCAGTGATGTCGCGATGCTACTCAAAACGG ATATGGATCAAGCGGTAGGAATGGCAATGTCCTTGACCTCATTAATGGAGGAGCCAGGCAATAGTTCCCAGGCGTTGGGAGGAGTGATGAATGATGTCGCCTACAGCCTTTTGTCTTCATCCTCTGCTCA ATTTGCCCCAGAGGAGGCAGTGACTGTGATAGACACTGCTAACACTATACTGCGACCCATGGCTGAGGGAGGCATGCTGACCCCGAGGGTCAGAGAGGAAGGTCTCACCAAGGCCAATCAGCTGGCAGCTACCACCCGGCCTCAGTCCCAGCAAG GTGGACAAAGAAAGAGAAGAGCAGTTGATCCCAATACACTGACCACTGTGACAGTTGTACAGCCAATGTCCAAATCTACG GCAGAGACCATCTTAACTAGTTACTCATTGTTACACATGGGTAAGACAGAGGACCAGATTACCACCACCCAGGCTACAGACTTCCTGACCGCACTGGACAGTATCAAGATTG GACTCTGTGCTGGCATAACTTATGCAGAGGATGCAATGGTAGTCGACAGTGCTATGACCACACTGAGAATTCAAAAGAAGAGGACGGATGACTTGGCAGGGGAGTTAGTACCGGTCACATGCCTCAACTGTACCGCCAACCAGACTGCTCTT GTTCTGTACGGAGAAGAAGTCGCCGACAGGTATCACCACTGGAACTGTTCCACGGAACTACAGTGTTACGGAGCATGTTTCACTTCGTCGCAGATGTCTGTCGACATGGTGACGGCCACGTCGCCACACCGATTCTCCTTCGACATGGTCAGGAGGAGTGACCTGATCGCCTTGCAGCTGGTCAACCCGTCGACGTACGACCTGATGACACCCGACACACTCACAACACCTGTAACCATACAGGTGCCCATCAGGGGGGAATACAATGACAGTGCTCACAGTCTACAG TGCAACATTTGGACAGGGACAAACTGGACCATTGATGGATGTGCGAGTTCCATCCCAGAATTCCTCCCCGGTGGACTTCATATGAACTGTTCCTGTAATAAGTTGGGAATTTTTGG TGTGTTTGAAGGCCCTGTAACTATAGAAACAACAACAGCAATGGCAGATACAACAACAAGAGGAGAGACAACAGTGACAACAGAAATGACAACAATGCCAGCAACAACCAACAACAATGCGTGGGATTTCTCTACCTTTACGGTAGCGAGAGTAATAAATGAGGAAGTGACAGCATTAGTATCGAACGCTGTCATAATGTCTACCACAACAA GCATGAGCACAGTTGACGATACCACAACACCGATTAATTCAGTTCACGTGCCGGCCTATGCCGGGAAGGTGTACATTCTGTTCGCTCTCCACGACAACTTTGCCAGCATCGTGGCCGGCCAGGAGAACAGTTTCCGTCTACACATCATGCAGATCCTGACCTCTTACCTCAAAATCCCCGCCTCTAGAATAACGAACCTGCGCGTGGAGGAAGTGAAAAACGATGACGACGACg CTGGAAGCATAACCATCAAGTTTGAGGTGTTCTCCAGAGCTCTGGACTCGGAGCCCACCATGGGAGAGATCATCTTCCAGCTGAGGGAAGCCATCACCACGGGGTCACTGGTGGTGACCTCCACCACTGGACAACGATTGGTTGTTGATACCAACTCATTTGCATGGTCAACATCTGAACTTCAAACCgaaattg GCAACGGAGCTAACTACACCATGTTCATTGTGTCGGGGGCGGTAGGTGCCTTCGTCCTGATCATCATCATGACAGGAATATTTATCTATCTGATCAAAACCAAGGCCAACAAGGCTCAGCAGGTCACTCAGTCCCCCACCCCTTATGGACCCAACATGCAAG GAGTGGATGTTCCCAGACCTATGGTTGGGAAAAACAATGTCTCTGGAAATTGGATGGAAAATGAAACGACAGAAATTTCCAGCAGTGTTTCAGATGCAG ATGCATACAAGAGTTATTCAGCAAAGGCTGTGTCCAGACTTCCCCCAATACAATGA